A region of Salvia splendens isolate huo1 chromosome 17, SspV2, whole genome shotgun sequence DNA encodes the following proteins:
- the LOC121773737 gene encoding lectin CPL-like, whose translation MDKLSQTLIPVLSSIALLLATTARSQTTSFQYDFNGGPQPSDLVYQGDAHFPSDSTYLRLTKTDNNGNALASSVGRAVYSKPITLWEAGAQVDLETIVEFIIHPKSGDSNPADGLTFFIQPFGSPIGDVGTAFGVFDKSGLNQSVFAVEFDIYPNSGLDPSYRHVGIDIGSQVSKNTTDVENAILGQVVTARIDYEEATKLISVHVTAGSKTYEVSHVYDLSTILPQQVQVGISASTGAEVAVHDLISWYFTSTLVHTGANIRQYVSKD comes from the coding sequence ATGGACAAGCTCTCCCAAACCCTAATTCCAGTCCTTTCCTCCATAGCCTTGCTCCTTGCTACCACGGCGCGGTCGCAGACGACCTCCTTCCAATATGATTTCAACGGCGGCCCTCAGCCAAGTGACCTAGTCTACCAAGGCGACGCCCACTTCCCATCCGACTCCACCTACCTCCGCCTGACCAAAACCGACAACAATGGCAACGCATTAGCGTCCAGCGTCGGCCGAGCCGTGTATTCGAAGCCGATCACATTGTGGGAAGCCGGAGCGCAGGTCGACCTCGAAACAATCGTAGAATTCATCATCCATCCCAAGAGCGGCGACTCAAACCCCGCCGATGGCCTCACCTTCTTCATCCAGCCCTTCGGCTCCCCAATCGGAGACGTCGGCACCGCCTTCGGAGTCTTCGACAAATCCGGCCTAAATCAGTCCGTCTTCGCCGTGGAATTCGACATCTACCCCAACTCCGGATTGGATCCCAGCTATCGCCATGTCGGGATTGACATTGGATCGCAAGTTTCCAAAAACACTACCGATGTGGAAAACGCGATTCTGGGGCAGGTGGTGACCGCCCGCATCGACTACGAGGAAGCTACCAAGCTCATCAGCGTTCACGTCACGGCGGGCTCAAAGACTTATGAGGTGAGCCATGTGTACGACTTGAGCACCATTCTCCCTCAGCAGGTTCAGGTCGGTATATCCGCCTCCACCGGAGCCGAAGTCGCCGTTCACGACCTCATATCGTGGTACTTCACTTCGACTCTTGTGCATACCGGTGCCAACATTCGCCAGTATGTGTCCAAGGACTAG